In Streptomyces nojiriensis, one genomic interval encodes:
- a CDS encoding HAD family hydrolase, with translation MKAVLFDMFGVIARVQSPESMAVLERTAGADPDRFWAAYWSERPPYDRGEVTGPGYWQAVFAHLGISPDRRLTEELTAADLRSWSEIDRRMVDLLGRLADQGLVLGLLSNIPEDLAARYEATQPWLERFAVRGLSCRIGSAKPEPAAYEWCVRELGLPPEEILFVDDRAENVDAARRLGLQGHVFTSEEELRVALEAALT, from the coding sequence ATGAAAGCCGTCCTCTTCGACATGTTCGGTGTCATCGCCCGTGTCCAGTCGCCCGAGTCCATGGCCGTCCTGGAACGCACGGCCGGCGCCGACCCCGACCGCTTCTGGGCGGCGTACTGGTCCGAGCGGCCCCCCTACGACCGAGGCGAGGTCACCGGGCCCGGCTACTGGCAGGCGGTCTTCGCCCACCTCGGCATCTCGCCCGACCGGCGGCTGACCGAGGAGCTGACCGCCGCCGACCTGCGCAGCTGGAGCGAGATCGACCGGCGCATGGTGGACCTGCTCGGCCGCCTCGCCGACCAGGGGCTCGTGCTGGGCCTCCTCTCCAACATCCCCGAGGACCTGGCCGCCCGGTACGAGGCCACCCAGCCGTGGCTGGAGCGGTTCGCGGTCCGCGGTCTCTCCTGCCGGATCGGCAGCGCCAAGCCCGAACCCGCCGCCTACGAGTGGTGCGTCCGCGAGCTCGGACTGCCGCCCGAGGAGATCCTGTTCGTCGACGACCGGGCCGAGAACGTGGACGCGGCGCGCCGACTCGGGCTGCAGGGACACGTGTTCACCTCGGAGGAAGAGCTGCGCGTCGCGCTGGAGGCGGCGTTGACGTGA
- a CDS encoding GPP34 family phosphoprotein, with the protein MTAPAQLYALCAAAHGGFPPPRRETETGRGLAGAMLLQGALAGRLDLHGDRVRPTGRGRRGDPALDAFLAHVETSPRDRAPSDWVERLGPAALAAPRPGLLPGSAEPPRGRAGIRPAEALRRVRRSVAEPDRSALHAVAAGALLAASGLHDLCWPGLSRDEASRETLRAVAALGSAGLPVARAATAVSHSLSGSAGALAFPG; encoded by the coding sequence GTGACGGCCCCCGCACAGCTCTACGCCCTGTGCGCCGCCGCGCACGGCGGCTTCCCACCGCCGCGCCGCGAGACCGAGACCGGCCGGGGCCTCGCCGGCGCGATGCTGCTCCAGGGCGCGCTGGCCGGCCGGCTGGACCTGCACGGCGACCGGGTGCGGCCGACCGGGCGGGGCCGCCGCGGCGACCCGGCGCTGGACGCCTTCCTGGCGCACGTCGAGACCTCCCCCCGTGACCGGGCCCCGTCCGACTGGGTGGAGCGCCTGGGGCCCGCGGCGCTCGCCGCCCCACGCCCCGGACTGCTCCCGGGCAGCGCCGAACCGCCCCGCGGACGGGCCGGGATCCGGCCCGCCGAGGCGCTGCGCCGGGTGCGGAGGTCGGTGGCGGAGCCCGACCGCTCCGCCCTCCACGCGGTGGCCGCGGGCGCCCTGCTCGCGGCGTCCGGACTGCACGACCTGTGCTGGCCGGGCCTCTCCCGGGACGAGGCGTCCCGGGAGACCCTGCGGGCCGTGGCCGCACTGGGGTCCGCGGGGCTGCCCGTCGCGCGCGCCGCGACCGCCGTGTCCCATTCCCTGAGCGGCTCCGCCGGCGCTCTCGCCTTTCCGGGCTAG
- a CDS encoding aspartate aminotransferase family protein: METKDVTDHIYYPVSDYKMARGEGVYLYDEDGKSYLDCASATFNLSLGYSHPAVVAAMKDQLDKVVHITSSYQSDPVNGLVRRLVEVSPDNLTKVHPKVSGGSAANEGAIKMAQMATGKSEVITLFRSHVGQTMMMTSMSGNAFRREPFPNLFPGSLQVPDPYCFRCFYGQKEGSCGMMCVDRLEDFVDYASSGRVAAVLIEPISGNGGNIVPPDGYMQKLRAFCDEQNIALIFDEIQTGIGRTGHMFAAQYFDVEPDAITTAKGLGGSGAQVAAIITNERLAGLPANHHSFTYGANLLAAAAANATLDIVRQPEFLANVTRTGDYIMQRLDDMKRRYPQIVDVRGVGLMIGFEIAEADGKPAVKLTNHLATKAMDHGLILRTSRYGYGNVLKIRPPLILTMDQAEEICDKLENLFLAELAR; the protein is encoded by the coding sequence ATGGAAACCAAGGACGTTACCGACCACATCTATTACCCCGTCAGCGACTACAAGATGGCGCGGGGTGAGGGTGTCTACCTCTACGACGAGGACGGCAAGAGCTACCTCGACTGCGCGTCGGCCACCTTCAACCTGAGCCTGGGATACTCCCACCCGGCCGTCGTCGCCGCGATGAAGGACCAGCTCGACAAGGTGGTCCACATCACCTCCTCCTACCAGAGCGATCCGGTCAACGGCCTGGTCCGGCGGCTGGTCGAGGTCTCCCCGGACAACCTGACGAAGGTGCACCCCAAGGTCTCCGGCGGCTCCGCCGCCAACGAGGGCGCCATCAAGATGGCCCAGATGGCCACCGGCAAGTCCGAGGTCATCACGCTGTTCCGCAGCCACGTGGGACAGACGATGATGATGACGTCGATGTCCGGAAACGCGTTCCGCCGCGAGCCGTTCCCCAACCTCTTCCCCGGCAGCCTCCAGGTTCCCGACCCGTACTGCTTCCGCTGCTTCTACGGGCAGAAGGAGGGCTCCTGCGGGATGATGTGCGTGGACCGGCTGGAGGACTTCGTCGACTACGCCAGCTCCGGCCGGGTCGCCGCCGTACTCATCGAGCCGATCTCCGGAAACGGCGGCAACATCGTCCCGCCGGACGGCTACATGCAGAAACTGCGCGCCTTCTGCGACGAGCAGAACATCGCCCTCATATTCGACGAGATCCAGACGGGCATCGGCCGCACCGGCCATATGTTCGCGGCCCAGTACTTCGACGTCGAACCCGACGCCATCACCACCGCCAAGGGCCTCGGCGGATCGGGCGCGCAGGTCGCCGCCATCATCACCAACGAGCGGCTCGCCGGCCTCCCCGCGAACCACCACTCCTTCACCTACGGCGCGAACCTGCTGGCCGCCGCCGCGGCCAACGCCACCCTCGACATCGTGCGGCAGCCCGAATTCCTGGCGAACGTCACCCGCACCGGCGACTACATCATGCAGCGCCTCGACGACATGAAGCGCCGCTACCCGCAGATCGTCGACGTCCGCGGCGTCGGACTGATGATCGGCTTCGAGATCGCCGAAGCCGACGGCAAGCCCGCCGTGAAGCTCACCAACCACCTGGCCACCAAGGCCATGGACCACGGCCTGATCCTGCGCACCTCGCGCTACGGCTACGGCAACGTCCTCAAGATCCGCCCGCCGCTGATCCTCACCATGGACCAGGCCGAGGAGATCTGCGACAAGCTCGAGAACCTCTTCCTCGCGGAGCTGGCCCGATGA
- a CDS encoding inositol monophosphatase family protein: MTADNPMKRLLTSLGQHVRAELLAYEATGRERSVHGDSPGGDAQFDVDEVAEKAVLDYLREHAHVPAALYTEDGSYVELAPEPQVLLVVDPIDGTRPTSAGLEMGMVSIAAAPYGDGKPTLADVDAACLVEIKSGAWLYGDDTDGLDSGGFATPVPRLSHNTDPTHMFWSIEFNGHPMDLMTQAYGHLVDSSANTGGIFVFNSSTFSISRIITGQLDAYVDIGNRVLRDHPDTEEAFLRVGRGSILHLFPYDIAAVVYLARQAGVVITDAYGDDLGSTSLVDLGPMNQKSCIAAATPELHKQLLDTIRWDLGRAAAAPVREES; this comes from the coding sequence ATGACCGCCGACAACCCGATGAAACGCCTGCTCACCTCCCTCGGACAGCACGTCCGCGCCGAACTCCTCGCCTACGAGGCCACCGGCCGCGAGCGCAGCGTCCACGGCGACTCGCCCGGCGGCGACGCCCAGTTCGACGTCGACGAGGTGGCCGAGAAGGCCGTCCTGGACTACCTGCGCGAACACGCCCACGTCCCCGCCGCCCTCTACACCGAGGACGGCTCCTACGTGGAGCTCGCCCCCGAGCCGCAGGTCCTCCTCGTCGTCGACCCGATCGACGGCACCCGACCCACCTCGGCCGGCCTCGAAATGGGCATGGTGTCCATCGCGGCCGCCCCCTACGGCGACGGCAAGCCCACCCTCGCCGACGTCGACGCCGCCTGCCTGGTCGAGATCAAGAGCGGCGCATGGCTCTACGGCGACGACACCGACGGCCTCGACAGCGGCGGATTCGCCACCCCGGTCCCGCGGCTGAGCCACAACACCGACCCGACCCACATGTTCTGGTCGATCGAGTTCAACGGCCACCCGATGGACCTGATGACCCAGGCGTACGGCCACCTCGTGGACAGCTCGGCCAACACCGGCGGCATCTTCGTCTTCAACAGCAGCACCTTCTCCATCTCCCGCATCATCACCGGCCAGCTCGACGCCTACGTCGACATCGGCAACCGCGTGCTGCGCGACCACCCGGACACGGAAGAGGCGTTCCTGCGGGTCGGCCGCGGCTCGATCCTGCACCTCTTCCCCTACGACATCGCCGCCGTCGTCTACCTCGCCCGGCAGGCCGGCGTCGTCATCACGGACGCCTACGGCGACGACCTCGGCAGCACCTCCCTGGTCGACCTCGGACCGATGAACCAGAAGTCCTGCATCGCCGCCGCCACCCCCGAACTCCACAAGCAGCTCCTCGACACCATCCGCTGGGACCTGGGCCGCGCCGCCGCCGCGCCCGTGAGGGAGGAATCATGA
- a CDS encoding zinc-dependent alcohol dehydrogenase, translating to MKALTLTADRTLALVDHPKPEPLAADDIVIRVTQSGICGTDRSVLVGKFPAETGVVMGHEAVGVVDSTGPGVTRFAVGDRVIVNPTLYCGNCPTCLEGHWNFCGRKAGTEVGLDYDGSFAEFIRLPELFCHAIPEDMDFDRAVVVEPLACALNNIEAGRLAAGETAVVVGGGPMGVVTAMAAQRYGATVLLVEPDPVRGRLGQEIFDAPEFGGRVTVHTPDDPALTGRGDLVVDSVGNLLEQSIGYAAVRGRVVVMGFNSNASATVRPLTLLQRGLQIIGAGDYNSMIFPKAVELARQLPLERVVTHRFALADHEEAFKALAAVPGAEYTALKVVLVPPHDGAAA from the coding sequence ATGAAGGCCCTGACGCTCACCGCCGACCGCACGCTCGCCCTCGTCGACCACCCCAAGCCGGAGCCGCTGGCCGCGGACGACATCGTCATCCGCGTCACCCAGAGCGGCATCTGCGGGACCGACCGCAGCGTCCTCGTCGGCAAGTTCCCCGCCGAGACCGGTGTCGTCATGGGCCACGAGGCCGTCGGCGTCGTCGACTCCACCGGCCCGGGCGTCACCCGCTTCGCCGTCGGCGACCGGGTCATCGTGAACCCCACCCTGTACTGCGGAAACTGCCCCACCTGCCTCGAAGGCCACTGGAACTTCTGCGGCCGCAAGGCCGGGACCGAGGTCGGCCTGGACTACGACGGCTCCTTCGCCGAGTTCATCCGCCTCCCCGAGCTCTTCTGCCACGCGATCCCCGAGGACATGGACTTCGACCGCGCCGTCGTCGTCGAACCGCTCGCCTGCGCACTCAACAACATCGAGGCCGGCCGCCTGGCCGCCGGCGAGACCGCCGTCGTCGTCGGCGGCGGCCCCATGGGCGTGGTCACCGCCATGGCCGCCCAGCGCTACGGCGCCACGGTCCTCCTCGTCGAACCCGACCCGGTACGCGGCCGGCTCGGCCAGGAGATCTTCGACGCCCCCGAGTTCGGCGGCCGCGTCACCGTCCACACCCCGGACGACCCCGCCCTCACCGGACGCGGCGACCTCGTCGTCGACTCCGTGGGCAACCTCCTGGAGCAGAGCATCGGCTACGCCGCCGTGCGCGGCCGCGTCGTCGTCATGGGCTTCAACAGCAACGCCTCCGCCACCGTCCGGCCGCTCACCCTGCTCCAGCGCGGCCTGCAGATCATCGGCGCCGGCGACTACAACAGCATGATCTTCCCCAAGGCCGTCGAGCTCGCCCGGCAGCTGCCGCTGGAGCGCGTGGTCACCCACCGCTTCGCCCTCGCCGACCACGAGGAGGCGTTCAAGGCCCTCGCCGCCGTCCCCGGCGCCGAGTACACCGCCCTGAAGGTCGTCCTCGTACCCCCGCACGACGGAGCGGCCGCATGA
- a CDS encoding beta-galactosidase, whose protein sequence is MSPAPRTALAGALVPGTTRPVVVGEYPYYRAAPANWAADLRELRALGVDVVSCYLPWRFHETGTQEGDRSFDFIGKTDPQRDVVGLLELAAAAGLGVLLKPGPFIHAEVQLGGLPDRLCGPGHTPYQGLDGTVLTSQGKPLPSFLDPAVQAETEIWLKAVAEEVVAGAAAPHGPVVALQLGNEGTCGDAHLPVDAQDASPAARRAFARWLTGRGLTDEAALATEDVNRWTSATRQQWSRWSGHAIVGLWDRISALFPEGPARLANVPLTAVTAPRAALDAWAARQRAVQGSGYFVGHTEWIGNTARETAAFGSHLAGILLGGTDVVEANWGFTWTDETFARPATPVFNTLLALLLGSTTVSVYTACATENWGPLVDMDPDGLRAEGVDPALHAPPYTPGAPLAEGGAHQANAQGLRLLAAFLERHGDLLSGSVLDRDAVVLVDRALPEAGAWQRTGRTVLAELADAVHSQLADSGRLIGLGWLDEQPAPAADGTPVPVAVLRAGHGDGDGPGELTLPAGEPADGAAAAFLAAFAAALPAPAGPRWTTAHGRARVLSRSGPDGVRVIGAFNPTDADDRVTGTGGGWTLDLPAGSAAVLVTRDGALVGWLATPEEPSGTPVALTWDGGKPDATRVRAS, encoded by the coding sequence ATGAGCCCCGCCCCGCGCACCGCACTCGCCGGAGCGCTCGTGCCCGGCACCACCCGGCCCGTCGTCGTCGGCGAGTACCCGTACTACCGGGCCGCCCCCGCCAACTGGGCCGCCGACCTGCGCGAACTGCGGGCCCTCGGGGTGGACGTCGTCTCCTGCTACCTCCCGTGGCGCTTCCACGAGACGGGTACGCAGGAGGGCGACCGCTCCTTCGACTTCATCGGGAAGACCGACCCGCAGCGCGACGTCGTCGGACTGCTGGAGCTGGCCGCAGCCGCCGGGCTCGGCGTCCTCCTCAAGCCCGGACCCTTCATCCACGCCGAGGTCCAGCTCGGGGGGCTGCCCGACCGCCTGTGCGGCCCCGGACACACCCCCTACCAGGGGCTGGACGGCACCGTCCTGACCTCCCAGGGCAAGCCGCTGCCCAGCTTCCTCGACCCGGCCGTCCAGGCCGAGACCGAGATCTGGCTGAAGGCCGTCGCCGAGGAGGTCGTCGCCGGAGCCGCCGCCCCCCACGGCCCGGTCGTCGCCCTCCAGCTCGGCAACGAGGGCACCTGCGGCGACGCCCACCTCCCCGTGGACGCCCAGGACGCCTCGCCCGCCGCCCGCCGGGCCTTCGCCCGCTGGCTGACCGGACGCGGCCTGACCGACGAGGCCGCCCTCGCCACCGAGGACGTCAACCGGTGGACCAGCGCCACGCGACAGCAGTGGTCCCGCTGGTCCGGGCACGCCATCGTCGGCCTGTGGGACCGGATCTCCGCGCTCTTCCCCGAAGGCCCGGCCCGGCTGGCCAACGTCCCCCTGACCGCGGTCACCGCACCGCGCGCCGCCCTCGACGCCTGGGCCGCCCGGCAGCGCGCCGTCCAGGGCTCCGGGTACTTCGTCGGCCACACCGAATGGATCGGCAACACGGCCCGGGAGACCGCCGCCTTCGGCTCCCACCTGGCCGGGATCCTCCTCGGCGGCACCGACGTGGTCGAGGCGAACTGGGGGTTCACCTGGACCGACGAAACCTTCGCCCGGCCGGCGACCCCCGTCTTCAACACCCTGCTGGCCCTCCTGCTCGGCTCCACCACCGTCAGCGTCTACACCGCCTGCGCCACGGAGAACTGGGGCCCGCTGGTCGACATGGACCCCGACGGGCTGCGCGCCGAAGGGGTGGATCCCGCCCTGCACGCACCGCCGTACACCCCCGGCGCACCGCTCGCCGAGGGCGGTGCCCACCAGGCCAACGCCCAGGGCCTGCGGCTGCTCGCCGCGTTCCTCGAACGCCACGGCGACCTGCTGTCCGGTTCCGTCCTGGACCGCGACGCGGTGGTCCTCGTCGACCGGGCCCTGCCGGAGGCCGGCGCCTGGCAGCGCACCGGCCGCACCGTCCTCGCGGAACTCGCCGACGCCGTGCACAGCCAACTGGCCGACTCCGGACGCCTGATCGGGCTCGGCTGGCTCGACGAGCAGCCGGCCCCCGCCGCCGACGGCACCCCCGTCCCCGTCGCCGTGCTGCGGGCCGGGCACGGTGACGGCGACGGCCCCGGCGAGCTGACGCTCCCGGCCGGCGAGCCCGCGGACGGCGCGGCCGCCGCGTTCCTCGCCGCGTTCGCCGCCGCGCTCCCGGCCCCGGCCGGCCCCCGCTGGACCACGGCGCACGGCAGGGCCCGCGTCCTGAGCCGGTCCGGCCCCGACGGCGTCCGCGTCATCGGCGCCTTCAACCCCACCGACGCCGACGACCGGGTCACCGGCACCGGCGGCGGCTGGACGCTGGACCTGCCCGCCGGCTCCGCCGCGGTCCTCGTCACCCGCGACGGCGCACTCGTGGGATGGCTCGCCACCCCCGAGGAGCCGTCCGGCACCCCCGTCGCCCTCACCTGGGACGGCGGAAAGCCCGACGCGACACGCGTCCGGGCCTCCTGA
- a CDS encoding aminotransferase class III-fold pyridoxal phosphate-dependent enzyme produces MNPNPHAAPGQAPHLRPAGPQTLRILADLIAQEQPVFAMPSWFVSTESAQAGHLVSEFVRELGGRPAGTHYRSFFANSRYEALHGAVKLLRHRAAATAPAHQGRILVLDPDGTLARRTDPLGEGPDRALAPGLLTHTTVAGLRTALHGTTVCGLVVRAPELLDAGALAAVVELARTARATGARVVVDLSDIAPDSPADPAVTALRPDLVVLGESLTGYEVPFGAFTGTHDTFAPWTTPKTGFLHSNTYGGNSVAMRAVGARLRPRWDAAAPVHRVLAAAAADRQATLDLYARHVNPMAVRMHRKLHGALNVVRAKGSRLTVRLDSGRELDLVDGLCGAGLGVAGHNPADALTDVVRDHDPARDHVRELEQVLARETGLPHTFPAVSGASAVESAITLARLARPGKRRIVVFKHNYGGKTLVSLLATAAGRTRAPFGPLYDDIRYIDPFTPHAVDDFRKEAATGEIGLVWIELVHGSSDAYAPIPGPLLDAVTAGRAEHGYLVGVDEILTSYYRCGTRFAHHGRLPAIDLMSLSKALSYGCFPTGAALVSNEVYDAARRTNPQLVEELRTHHAHALGAHFALQAIRQVDALGLPERVRALSDLVAAGLAAMDTGPRGVIGRRFAEGMLGRFEPRVPGALGRFVDPEGEWMTYALILWWINRARAFVVYDVVLLPLTATEREIFQVMRGARRLSRTGPARLLAHAALFRLGQRLSGALKPGPSRTPAPSRSTV; encoded by the coding sequence ATGAACCCGAACCCCCACGCCGCCCCCGGCCAGGCACCGCACCTGCGTCCGGCCGGTCCGCAGACTCTCCGCATCCTGGCCGACCTCATCGCGCAGGAGCAGCCCGTCTTCGCCATGCCGTCCTGGTTCGTGTCCACCGAATCCGCCCAGGCCGGCCACCTCGTCAGCGAGTTCGTCCGGGAACTGGGCGGCCGCCCGGCCGGCACCCACTACCGCAGCTTCTTCGCCAACTCCCGCTACGAGGCCCTGCACGGCGCCGTCAAACTCCTGCGCCACCGCGCCGCCGCGACCGCCCCCGCCCACCAGGGCCGCATCCTGGTCCTGGATCCCGACGGCACCCTCGCCCGCCGCACCGACCCGCTCGGCGAAGGCCCCGACCGCGCCCTCGCCCCCGGCCTCCTCACCCACACCACCGTCGCCGGCCTGCGCACCGCCCTGCACGGCACCACCGTGTGCGGGCTCGTCGTCCGCGCCCCCGAACTCCTCGACGCCGGCGCCTTGGCCGCCGTCGTCGAACTGGCCCGCACCGCGCGCGCCACCGGCGCCCGCGTCGTCGTCGACCTCAGCGACATCGCCCCGGACAGCCCGGCCGACCCCGCCGTCACCGCGCTCCGCCCCGACCTCGTCGTCCTGGGCGAATCCCTCACCGGGTACGAGGTCCCGTTCGGCGCCTTCACCGGCACCCACGACACGTTCGCGCCGTGGACCACCCCGAAGACCGGGTTCCTGCACTCCAACACCTACGGCGGCAACAGCGTCGCCATGCGCGCCGTCGGCGCCCGGCTGCGCCCCCGCTGGGACGCCGCCGCCCCGGTGCACCGGGTCCTCGCGGCGGCCGCCGCCGACCGGCAGGCCACCCTCGACCTGTACGCCCGCCACGTGAACCCGATGGCGGTCCGCATGCACCGCAAGCTGCACGGCGCGCTGAACGTCGTCCGCGCCAAGGGCTCCCGGCTCACCGTCCGCCTCGACTCCGGCCGCGAACTGGACCTCGTCGACGGACTGTGCGGCGCCGGGCTCGGCGTGGCCGGCCACAACCCCGCCGACGCGCTGACCGACGTCGTACGCGACCACGACCCCGCCCGGGACCACGTCCGCGAGCTCGAACAGGTCCTGGCCCGCGAAACCGGCCTGCCCCACACCTTCCCCGCCGTCAGCGGCGCGTCCGCGGTCGAGAGCGCCATCACCCTGGCCCGTCTCGCCCGTCCCGGCAAGCGGCGCATCGTCGTCTTCAAGCACAACTACGGCGGCAAGACCCTCGTCTCCCTGCTGGCCACCGCCGCCGGACGCACCCGCGCGCCCTTCGGCCCCCTCTACGACGACATCCGCTACATCGACCCCTTCACCCCGCACGCCGTCGACGACTTCCGCAAGGAGGCGGCCACCGGCGAGATCGGACTCGTGTGGATCGAACTGGTCCACGGCAGCTCCGATGCCTACGCCCCGATCCCCGGCCCGCTCCTCGACGCGGTCACCGCGGGCCGGGCCGAACACGGCTATCTCGTCGGCGTCGACGAGATCCTGACGTCCTACTACCGCTGCGGAACCCGCTTCGCCCACCACGGCCGGCTCCCCGCCATCGACCTGATGAGCCTGTCCAAGGCGCTGAGCTACGGCTGCTTCCCCACCGGCGCCGCCCTCGTCTCCAACGAGGTGTACGACGCCGCCCGCCGGACGAACCCGCAGCTGGTCGAGGAACTGCGCACCCACCACGCCCACGCCCTGGGCGCCCACTTCGCCCTCCAGGCCATCCGCCAGGTCGACGCCCTCGGCCTGCCCGAACGGGTCCGGGCCCTGTCGGACCTCGTGGCCGCCGGACTCGCCGCGATGGACACCGGGCCGCGCGGAGTGATAGGCCGCCGGTTCGCCGAGGGCATGCTCGGCCGGTTCGAACCACGCGTCCCCGGAGCCCTGGGCCGCTTCGTGGACCCCGAGGGCGAGTGGATGACGTACGCCCTCATCCTCTGGTGGATCAACCGCGCCCGGGCCTTCGTCGTCTACGACGTGGTCCTGCTGCCCCTGACCGCCACCGAGCGGGAGATCTTCCAGGTCATGCGCGGTGCCCGCAGGCTCTCGCGCACCGGGCCGGCCCGGCTCCTCGCCCACGCCGCCCTGTTCCGGCTCGGCCAGCGCCTGTCCGGCGCGCTGAAACCGGGCCCGTCCCGCACCCCCGCGCCTTCGAGGAGCACCGTATGA
- a CDS encoding nuclear transport factor 2 family protein, whose protein sequence is MSTQNVEVIRTFFRLFDEGRLADIEPLLAPDFEWVYHGPASLPWAGVYRGVEGFRAFFALVRELIRVQECEAYEYLDAGDRVVVLGVSRTHVLANGARYEAQWMNVFTVRDGLISRYLDLFDTASVVEALEREPQEVTSAP, encoded by the coding sequence ATGAGCACGCAGAACGTCGAAGTGATCCGCACCTTCTTCCGGCTGTTCGACGAGGGCCGCCTCGCCGACATCGAGCCGCTGCTCGCCCCCGACTTCGAGTGGGTCTACCACGGCCCCGCCTCGCTGCCGTGGGCCGGCGTCTACCGGGGCGTCGAGGGCTTCCGCGCCTTCTTCGCCCTCGTCCGCGAGCTGATCCGGGTCCAGGAGTGCGAGGCCTACGAGTACCTCGACGCCGGGGACCGGGTCGTGGTCCTGGGCGTGAGCCGCACCCACGTCCTCGCCAACGGCGCACGCTACGAGGCGCAGTGGATGAACGTCTTCACCGTCCGCGACGGACTCATCTCCCGCTACCTCGACCTCTTCGACACCGCCAGCGTCGTCGAGGCCCTGGAACGCGAGCCGCAGGAGGTGACCTCGGCCCCGTGA